A window of Primulina tabacum isolate GXHZ01 chromosome 4, ASM2559414v2, whole genome shotgun sequence contains these coding sequences:
- the LOC142541361 gene encoding LOW QUALITY PROTEIN: protein CYCLOPS-like (The sequence of the model RefSeq protein was modified relative to this genomic sequence to represent the inferred CDS: inserted 1 base in 1 codon) yields the protein MEMGGRSYTEFHRNTSEEMFIKSMMESSVGMPAPTMEMLGFKNLTQSFRTDSEELFKSWLSNGENNGSHPTNAGHRPRQASRRISTELGCVTNQIGGIGQKKAEDNSRVTQTTSVADNLPNDLHPTRPGAENGLQGSNLFLAKAWFHSSQPVTRSRSAELRRRYAAMQNSHTHIGMEATHSVSGNGANNFKQETTEANEFNIVPTSQTQNQHSPFMSPSHSSSSTFHDQQXGNIDQISSVVSMLKGTLERKKLSNQIEKEAADGSSFGYYRTEILANTGLNQERGVFGCENHGNFQNVSTIGVREAGVLKMIEESLLEGIMDPVNPTQMRTVSREPSQSESSAAAPVISNGFEICEDPCVSAQGPSLCESSRSQMGNGRSPENSSRTKDFRECTYDNSKDSQKKRGLIRYGSVNSSCSVEKGDPTKKRRIDRSRKMAEAKERSSTPPIPSDMQSILKRCENLEKEVRSLKLNLAFMNRKDSEQTKQIEELHKQNKDLGEEKERLLEEIERIIAETGKM from the exons ATGGAGATGGGGGGAAGAAGCTATACAGAGTTCCATCGAAACACGAGCGAAGAAATGTTCATAAAGTCGATGATGGAGAGTTCTGTTGGGATGCCAGCTCCAACAATGGAGATGCTGGGATTCAAGAATCTCACACAGAGTTTCCGAACAGACAGCGAAGAACTCTTCAAAAGCTGGCTCAGTAATGGAGAG AACAATGGGAGTCATCCAACAAATGCAGGGCATCGTCCTCGGCAAGCATCCAGAAG GATATCGACTGAGCTAGGGTGTGTGACTAATCAAATTGGGGGCATAGGTCAGAAAAAGGCAGAAGATAACTCTCGAGTTACACAAACCACTTCTGTTGCTGATAACTTGCCTAATGATTTGCATCCAACCAG GCCTGGAGCTGAAAATGGCTTGCAGGGTAGTAATCTATTCTTGGCAAAG GCCTGGTTTCACAGTTCTCAACCCGTGACCAGGAGCAGGTCCGCTGAGTTGAG GAGGAGATATGCTGCTATGCAGAATTCACATACACATATAGGTATGGAGGCAACGCACAGTGTATCTGGAAATGGTGCTAACAATTTCAAGCAAGAGACAACAGAAGCAAATGAGTTCAATATCGTACCTACAAGCCAGACTCAAAACCAACACAGCCCGTTCATGTCTCCATCTCATTCATCGTCGTCTACGTTCCACGATCAAC TAGGGAACATTGATCAAATCTCCTCTGTCGTGAGCATGCTGAAGGGTACACTAGAACGTAAGAAACTCAGTAACCAGATCGAAAAAGAAGCTGCAGATGGCAGTTCTTTTGGCTATTACAGAACTGAAATCTTGGCAAACACAGGCTTAAATCAGGAGCGAGGGGTTTTTGGATGTGAAAATCATGGAAATTTTCAAAATGTATCCACAATTGGAGTCAGGGAAGCTGGAGTCCTAAAAATGATTGAAGAGTCATTGTTGGAAGGTATCATGGATCCAGTGAACCCGACCCAGATGAGAACAGTATCTCGGGAGCCATCCCAAAGTGAATCCTCGGCTGCTGCCCCAGTGATCTCAAATGGTTTCGAGATCTGCGAAGATCCTTGTGTTTCAGCTCAGGGTCCTAGTCTTTGTGAGAGCTCTAGGTCTCAAATGGGAAATGGAAGGAGTCcagaaaacagttcaagaactAAAG ATTTCAGAGAATGCACATATGATAACTCGAAAGACAGCCAAAAG AAACGAGGGCTGATTCGATATGGCTCTGTGAACTCATCATGTTCAG TTGAGAAAGGAGATCCTACAAAAAAGCGTAGAATCGATCGTTCACGAAA GATGGCGGAAGCAAAGGAAAGAAGTTCAACACCACCAATTCCTTCAGATATGCAATCGATTTTAAAGAGATGTGAAAATCTTGAGAAGGAAGTGCGTTCACTTAAACTTAACTTGGCTTTCATGAATAG AAAGGATTCCGAGCAGACAAAGCAGATTGAAGAACTACATAAACAGAATAAGGACTTGGGTGAAGAGAAGGAGAGACTTCTTGAAGAAATTGAGAGGATAATTGCAGAAACAGGGAAGATGTGA
- the LOC142541285 gene encoding uncharacterized protein LOC142541285: MTENPMSRNVDHSGQARFAFAEAPNVALPSNCRPNFGAAWLTKDKFKVNETYQCWYTLGISKVSMNHKGLFDCQAQDPSTVEMLKRYSMLFIRMSKPWFSNGASSIRWWRWDMIAGLIAGLATSFLSITLAALLRQFISIIYRVCLSRISLPCPSIVLLKRACYF; encoded by the exons ATGACTGAAAATCCGATGA GTAGAAATGTAGATCATTCAGGCCAGGCAAGATTTGCATTTGCTGAGGCCCCGAATGTAGCCCTCCCATCCAACTGTAGACCCAATTTTGGTGCTGCATGGTTGACAAAAGATAAATTTAAG GTTAATGAAACTTATCAATGCTGGTATACACTGGGGATTTCTAAAGTGAGCATGAATCACAAAGGTTTATTTGACTGCCAGGCCCAAGATCCATCTACTGTTGAGATGCTTAAACGCTATTCCATGTT GTTTATAAGGATGTCAAAGCCCTGGTTTTCCAATGGGGCATCGTCAATAAGATGGTGGAGATGGGACATGATTGCTGGACTCATTGCTGGCTTGGCAACTTCTTTTTTATCCATTACCTTGGCTGCACTTCTGCGACAGTTTATCTCTATCATCTACCGTGTCTGTTTGTCTAGGATATCCCTTCCATGCCCAAGTATCGTTCTACTTAAACGAGCTTGTTATTTTTAG